A stretch of the uncultured Desulfobacter sp. genome encodes the following:
- a CDS encoding ABC transporter ATP-binding protein, with the protein MLQISNLSKTYANGVQALKDINLTIGKGMFGLLGQNGAGKSSLMRTLATLQDADQGQIFLGETNAMKEPEKIRRALGYLPQEFGVYDAVSAEDMLDYLAEIKGVTKRSERHDHVSYLLNKVNLYEVRKKRLKTYSGGMKQRFGIAQALIGNPELIIVDEPTAGLDPEERNRFYNILSELGEEVIVILSTHIVEDVTSLCSDMAIIGSGRVLVHASPKSIIKAVDGKIWGRKIERKELALYQENHSVIATYLNHGQMRIHVFSNEQPDSLFEPVTPVMEDAYFSVIHDPAGFSNLSIFHSEHKADQ; encoded by the coding sequence ATGCTTCAAATCAGCAATTTATCGAAGACCTATGCCAACGGGGTGCAGGCGCTTAAAGATATTAACCTGACCATCGGCAAAGGGATGTTCGGCCTTTTAGGGCAAAACGGAGCCGGAAAATCATCCCTCATGCGCACGCTTGCAACGTTGCAGGACGCGGATCAGGGCCAAATCTTCCTGGGCGAAACAAATGCCATGAAAGAACCTGAAAAGATCCGTAGAGCCTTGGGGTATTTGCCCCAGGAATTTGGTGTCTATGATGCGGTGTCGGCTGAAGATATGCTTGATTACTTGGCTGAGATCAAAGGGGTTACAAAACGATCGGAGCGGCACGATCATGTTTCGTATCTGCTCAACAAGGTTAACCTCTACGAAGTGCGGAAGAAACGGCTGAAAACCTACTCTGGCGGAATGAAACAACGTTTCGGAATTGCCCAAGCGCTTATTGGTAACCCTGAATTGATTATCGTGGATGAGCCCACGGCCGGACTGGACCCTGAAGAGAGAAATAGATTTTACAATATCTTAAGTGAATTAGGGGAAGAAGTCATTGTGATTCTTTCCACCCACATTGTGGAGGATGTGACCTCCCTTTGTTCGGATATGGCAATTATCGGCTCTGGTCGAGTGCTCGTTCATGCGTCGCCCAAAAGTATTATCAAGGCGGTTGATGGAAAGATATGGGGACGTAAGATTGAACGAAAAGAGCTTGCTCTTTACCAAGAAAATCATAGCGTTATTGCCACATATCTTAATCATGGACAGATGCGTATCCACGTGTTCAGCAATGAGCAGCCGGATTCCCTTTTTGAGCCTGTAACCCCGGTTATGGAAGATGCATATTTTTCGGTAATTCATGACCCTGCAGGTTTCTCTAATCTGTCTATCTTCCATTCAGAACACAAGGCAGACCAATGA
- a CDS encoding ABC transporter permease gives MKLSSIIKFECLYNAKHIYTHLFFFLLIFQGIWYNMGISDHIPNKNMMINAPAIAYGNLALMGIILFAVTAIITAGSLARDLESGSAHILYPAVVEEKKYFFGKYLGTVIVNFMVVLGYPIGILFFPLLGIGLPEQYGPVPIGQLLHGIFLLTVPNLIFLVTLSIFMVVMFRRAAAAYLGVLLIFIFFLVSVSLRDKTAYPLAIELLDPFGYCCVNHLTDKMDTLQFNSAYLPLSQTLLLNRLGWIAVSILLFVASVFKFNFKTFIAHPGKAVKQEKVIAKPVLDIGPQVFPSMNYGIWSCLIKSVKFALVNVKSILGSPGFLAMLITLLLMFLGYDFLWTSTNYLTTSHLPLTSIMTIIRVPMMLVIGVMILILSGEILFKDRASSLWPVVDAMPTPSWVYIFSRWLTMGGLAFIIASLMFAAGVFSQWVMGFQDIEWGLYIRDLYGPRFGWLTSLQLISLAFFFGAVFNDRIKGHIVSIAVFLFIVMSVDHQLIERQHLAFSIVPASLGPEMINYSEMNGYGVLDAGLSFYTGAWMSLSALFFVVTLLLWNQGVNRSFKERLQVLKRTVRMPLGKVLSGTAIICFILFGGFQYGIHDNLICKAGYQTKAQKEVADTAYEKKYAKYREVVQPKITNLDLTLDLFPSKRQAAYTAKLALKNESGQPIDTLHLDWDKKLVVEKIFSNNYCLEKLEDDPGLRHTIFRLTPSLEAGESLTLNLVANLAYKGFHQSEFQGDLTYNGTVLGTDFLPLFGYDRARELTNNKKRLQQGLAPLDSRMDTMDNAFSRRNRFESVQSDSLTWNMVISTDGDQRVIGPGEEVNTWQEEGRNYAEYRSDRPGAMDFKIISARLATQEFDCQGTPCRLSYEPRHTYNLSVFEDAVQKAVPWLAERLGPYPYSVVRIVEKPFYDSEFITFANVTAISESRGWTADIKNDEDGQYIYLTIARELARQWILASLRAADVQGAEFLTQSLAQYYAFRFLEGIMGRNHIGQWLDKAYEDYEKERSDEEIEEKPLLYVDEAAYLSRDKGGLALYALAQRIGAEQFDVWLAEWIARADQKENFFTSADFYKELKNFTPAIHHPFIRDWFERRIQYRLSLDNAQIKDGKLALTISAAKMESRGERGTMGKSFSAPLEVGMADESGNVKDVRKIMIQPGQNSYALDCRLSSSTVILDPNYWYLIEARKKCSKKLKAQPK, from the coding sequence ATGAAACTATCCTCTATCATTAAATTTGAGTGTTTATACAACGCTAAACATATCTACACCCATCTCTTTTTCTTTCTGCTTATCTTTCAGGGCATTTGGTACAATATGGGCATCAGTGACCATATCCCTAATAAGAATATGATGATTAATGCGCCGGCAATAGCCTATGGAAATTTAGCCCTCATGGGTATTATTCTATTTGCTGTCACCGCGATTATTACTGCCGGCAGCTTGGCTCGAGATTTAGAGTCCGGTTCTGCCCATATCCTTTATCCCGCAGTGGTAGAAGAAAAAAAATATTTTTTCGGAAAATATCTTGGAACAGTAATCGTAAACTTTATGGTTGTCTTAGGATACCCTATAGGAATATTGTTTTTTCCCCTTTTAGGTATTGGTCTGCCGGAACAGTATGGACCGGTACCCATAGGTCAGTTACTGCACGGGATCTTTCTGCTCACAGTGCCAAATTTGATTTTTCTGGTCACCTTATCCATATTCATGGTGGTGATGTTTCGGCGGGCTGCCGCCGCCTACCTTGGTGTTTTACTGATTTTTATATTTTTTTTGGTGTCGGTTTCACTTCGGGATAAAACTGCCTATCCTCTTGCGATCGAGCTTTTAGATCCCTTTGGGTATTGTTGTGTGAATCATCTCACTGATAAAATGGATACGCTGCAATTCAATTCCGCCTATCTGCCTTTATCCCAAACACTACTCCTTAACCGTCTGGGCTGGATAGCTGTTTCTATCCTCCTGTTTGTTGCATCTGTTTTTAAATTTAATTTCAAAACTTTCATTGCGCACCCCGGCAAGGCGGTCAAGCAAGAGAAAGTGATTGCCAAACCTGTTTTAGACATTGGCCCGCAAGTCTTTCCGTCCATGAATTACGGAATTTGGTCCTGCCTGATTAAATCAGTAAAATTTGCCTTGGTTAATGTGAAAAGTATTCTTGGTTCCCCCGGTTTTCTGGCTATGCTGATAACGCTTCTTCTCATGTTTTTAGGCTATGATTTTTTATGGACCTCGACCAATTATCTGACCACGTCCCATCTGCCTTTAACCTCAATAATGACGATTATCAGGGTTCCCATGATGCTGGTCATCGGTGTTATGATTCTGATTCTATCAGGGGAGATCCTGTTTAAGGATAGAGCTTCAAGCTTGTGGCCTGTTGTTGATGCTATGCCTACACCATCCTGGGTGTATATTTTTTCACGCTGGTTGACCATGGGGGGGCTTGCCTTTATCATCGCCTCCCTGATGTTTGCGGCAGGGGTGTTTTCTCAATGGGTAATGGGGTTTCAGGATATTGAGTGGGGATTGTATATTCGGGATTTGTATGGGCCACGGTTTGGCTGGTTGACAAGCCTGCAGCTTATCAGTCTCGCTTTCTTTTTCGGGGCCGTTTTCAATGATCGGATTAAAGGACACATTGTGTCCATAGCTGTATTTCTTTTTATTGTCATGTCTGTTGATCATCAACTTATTGAACGGCAGCACTTGGCCTTTTCAATCGTTCCCGCTTCTCTTGGTCCGGAAATGATCAATTATTCCGAGATGAACGGTTATGGGGTGCTGGATGCAGGTCTCTCCTTTTATACCGGTGCCTGGATGTCTCTGTCAGCATTGTTTTTTGTAGTCACGTTGCTTTTATGGAACCAGGGGGTAAACCGGAGTTTTAAAGAGCGGTTGCAGGTGTTGAAAAGGACAGTACGCATGCCCTTGGGAAAGGTTTTGAGCGGCACGGCAATCATTTGTTTCATCCTTTTTGGCGGTTTCCAGTACGGCATTCATGATAATTTGATTTGTAAGGCCGGGTATCAAACTAAAGCACAAAAGGAAGTGGCGGACACAGCATATGAAAAAAAATATGCAAAGTACCGGGAAGTGGTTCAGCCGAAAATTACAAATCTGGATCTGACCCTGGATCTTTTTCCCTCCAAACGACAAGCTGCTTATACGGCCAAATTGGCACTGAAGAATGAAAGCGGCCAACCCATAGATACGTTGCATCTGGATTGGGATAAAAAACTGGTCGTGGAAAAAATTTTTTCTAACAACTATTGCCTTGAAAAACTCGAAGATGACCCAGGGCTTCGCCATACCATCTTTCGGCTGACGCCCAGCCTGGAGGCAGGCGAAAGCTTAACTCTTAATCTTGTGGCTAATCTTGCCTACAAAGGGTTTCATCAGTCAGAATTCCAAGGCGATCTCACTTATAACGGAACTGTCTTGGGCACGGATTTCTTACCTCTTTTCGGTTATGACCGTGCCCGTGAACTTACCAACAACAAAAAACGCTTGCAGCAAGGCCTTGCACCACTGGATTCCCGGATGGATACTATGGACAACGCCTTTTCCAGGCGTAATCGGTTTGAGTCTGTCCAGTCTGACAGCCTGACCTGGAATATGGTGATCAGTACCGATGGAGACCAGAGAGTTATCGGGCCGGGAGAAGAAGTAAACACTTGGCAAGAAGAGGGCCGAAATTATGCCGAGTACAGGTCTGATCGTCCGGGAGCAATGGATTTTAAAATCATTTCCGCACGGCTTGCCACTCAGGAGTTTGACTGTCAGGGAACGCCTTGCAGATTGTCTTATGAGCCTCGCCATACCTACAATCTTTCAGTTTTTGAAGATGCTGTTCAAAAGGCGGTGCCCTGGCTTGCCGAAAGGCTGGGACCATATCCTTACAGCGTCGTGAGGATAGTTGAAAAACCGTTTTATGATTCTGAATTCATCACCTTTGCCAATGTTACAGCCATCTCCGAATCTCGCGGCTGGACGGCTGACATCAAAAATGATGAAGACGGGCAATATATTTATCTGACAATAGCTCGCGAGCTTGCCAGACAGTGGATTTTGGCTTCCTTGAGGGCCGCTGATGTACAGGGTGCTGAATTTCTTACCCAGTCTTTGGCCCAATATTATGCATTCCGGTTTCTGGAGGGAATAATGGGCCGGAACCATATAGGACAATGGCTGGATAAAGCATATGAAGACTATGAAAAGGAAAGATCCGATGAGGAAATTGAAGAAAAGCCCCTGCTTTATGTGGATGAGGCCGCCTATCTTTCCCGTGATAAAGGGGGACTTGCTCTGTATGCCCTGGCCCAGCGAATAGGTGCTGAGCAATTTGATGTATGGCTGGCCGAATGGATAGCCCGGGCAGATCAAAAAGAAAACTTTTTTACCTCTGCCGATTTTTACAAAGAACTGAAAAACTTTACTCCTGCCATTCATCACCCCTTTATCCGGGACTGGTTTGAACGGCGCATTCAATACCGGCTGTCGCTGGACAATGCGCAAATAAAGGACGGAAAACTTGCCCTGACCATTTCTGCCGCCAAAATGGAATCCAGGGGTGAAAGAGGGACGATGGGAAAAAGCTTCTCCGCTCCCCTTGAAGTTGGGATGGCAGATGAATCCGGGAACGTTAAGGATGTCAGGAAGATCATGATCCAACCGGGACAAAACAGCTATGCCCTGGACTGCCGTCTTTCTTCGTCCACCGTAATTCTTGATCCGAATTATTGGTATCTGATCGAAGCCAGGAAAAAATGTTCGAAAAAATTAAAAGCTCAACCCAAATAA
- a CDS encoding AraC family transcriptional regulator: MKKSNPIIISAQNYYGQCLSLNNFLEKKDGDEVFYNWSDRLNGLSKGFVYLLKCQPGLILAITRQYPSSAFSVSFKEKETNFVRLLFILGEGFHSQYASQEQKTTFCSNQGYLTFARNRMSVLHYPAKPFCFIVVLMEPWFVKHFSQRITGDFSRKIEEMLSLQTEGESFRCPVFMTPSIHVCIHEILGCTYIDARRHLFLGSKALELITLSFDQLNSDKGQDISCFNLETGSQNFVHKARDIMISDIKNPPSLTELSRMVGVNRNRLNECFRKVYGVTIFDFLRTFRLEESKRLLRAGNRSVTDVAFEVGYAQHGTFSREFKKHFGNTPSHYLG; encoded by the coding sequence CCTATCATTATTTCAGCTCAAAACTATTATGGCCAATGCCTTAGTCTAAATAATTTTTTGGAAAAAAAAGACGGGGATGAAGTCTTCTATAATTGGTCAGACCGCTTAAACGGACTAAGTAAAGGATTTGTATATCTACTCAAGTGTCAGCCTGGTTTAATTTTGGCAATCACAAGGCAGTATCCTTCCAGTGCTTTCAGCGTTTCTTTTAAAGAAAAGGAAACAAATTTTGTTCGTCTTCTTTTTATTCTTGGTGAAGGATTTCATAGCCAGTACGCGAGCCAAGAACAAAAAACTACTTTTTGCTCAAATCAAGGGTATTTAACCTTCGCACGTAACCGTATGAGCGTGCTCCATTACCCTGCAAAACCCTTTTGTTTCATAGTGGTTTTAATGGAACCATGGTTTGTAAAGCATTTTTCTCAAAGAATTACAGGAGACTTTTCTCGAAAGATAGAAGAAATGTTGTCTCTCCAAACTGAAGGTGAATCTTTTCGCTGCCCTGTGTTCATGACGCCTTCCATTCATGTTTGTATTCATGAAATTCTCGGATGTACTTATATTGATGCCCGCAGGCATCTCTTTTTAGGAAGTAAAGCCCTGGAACTGATAACCTTAAGTTTTGATCAACTTAATTCTGATAAGGGGCAGGACATCTCCTGCTTTAACTTGGAAACCGGTTCCCAGAATTTCGTTCACAAAGCCAGAGACATAATGATCTCCGATATTAAAAATCCCCCTTCCCTTACCGAGCTTTCCAGAATGGTGGGGGTGAATAGAAACAGGTTAAATGAGTGTTTTCGTAAGGTTTATGGCGTTACTATTTTTGATTTTCTTCGCACGTTCAGGCTGGAAGAATCCAAGCGTCTGTTACGGGCTGGGAACAGAAGTGTTACGGACGTTGCTTTTGAAGTGGGGTATGCCCAGCACGGGACATTCTCCAGAGAATTTAAAAAACATTTTGGAAATACGCCAAGCCATTATTTGGGTTGA